One Synechocystis sp. LKSZ1 genomic window, CAATAGAATTATTGTTTGGGTGATAGCACAATGTGTATTCATTTTCAATGAGGAGGGCGAAAACTTGGGCTCTATCGGTTCTTTAACTGATATAACTAACAAAAAAGAATTGGAAAATCAACTAGAAATTGCCAATCGAGAACTCGAAAAATTAGTCAATTTAGATTCACTGACAGAGGTTTATAATCGGCGATATTTTAACGAATTTTTGGCGCGAGAATGGGAGCGAGCAAAGAGAGAAAAAAAGCCCTTAAGTCTAATTATGATTGATGTGGACTGCTTTAAACTTTATAATGATAATTATGGTCATCTTCTAGGCGATCAAGCTCTTCAGTTAGTCGCTAAATCCCTCTCTAAACTAGTGCATCGTCCGGCAGATTTAGTTGCTCGTTATGGTGGCGAGGAGTTTGCAGTGGTTTTACCCTATACTAATCTGGAGGGAGCCATCCATGTTGCTACCAACATCACTCAAGAAATTGCTCAACTTGCTATTCCCCATGATTATTCCTACGTTAGTAAATATTTAACACTGAGTATGGGAATTAGTTGCCTTATTCCCAATGCAGAACAATCGCTGGAAACCTTGATCCATCAAGCAGATTGTGCTCTCTATCAGGCTAAGAGAAAAGGTCGTAATCAAATCCAATGGCATGAGGATTAATGCCAAGTTGTTATACCAATTCTCCGAATTAGGACTCTAGATCTTTACTCCTCTGCTTCTGGCACCTCCCGTTGTGAAGGGGATAGTGGGGTCTACTTGTGTAGTCGGGCTTTAGAGATTTGGTATTAAACACTATACTAGGCATCTTCCCCATCGAAGGAATTGCTTAAGCTTCGAGGCCTAATAATCGACTAATCAATTCTCCTTTGACGATGAGATTGATGTTTTGAGCATACTATCACTAAAGCGTTGCATTAAAGTAATAAAGCGCATACTCTGAGAGTCTATAAATTCACCCCAAAACGTACCTTTCCAAAGCAGTAAAAATGGAAATTGACCACGGGGAGCATCTAAAGATTGAATCAGTTGACTGTAGTTAGACAACCAAGTATTATTCTTGCGCCAACCTAGATAATCACCTAGTTGCCGCCATTCTTCTGAATTGAGTTTGGAGCTATTCCCAACTTGATCTAGCACCTGCTTTTGAGCCGAAAAACCAAAATGTCCTTGGCTAAAGTATAGCCACAATTCATTAATCAGAAATAATGTTTCTACAGGGATTGATTGTAGCTCACTGATTTCTAGATAGGCATTTTTTGCACCACAATCCTTAAAAATAAGATGAGCCGTTTCTTGATCTGCTTTTTCCCATTCTCTATTATGCAAGGCTTGAATCAGAGGCTTGTACTTTTGAGTTAAAGGATTGATTTCTGTTTGGCTAGTCCATACCTCAGCTAATTCTTTTGACTGGATAATTATCTCTTTTTTTCTAATTTCTTCTTGATGAGCCTGGTTAGCTTTCTCGATTTTAGTTTCGTATTGTTTGACTAAATTTTGTTTTTCAAGCTGATGTGAGTTTTGAACGTTTGCTAGTTGCTTATTGAATTTATCTTGTGCCTTTTCAAGTTCGGATTTTAGCCTTATTTCGTATTTTGTCTTGAGTGTATTTAATTTTTGATTTTGCCATATCACTAGGATAATTGATGAAATTAGTACTCCCAGTAAAAAGACAGCGACATATTGAATCATATCAGTGTTCCTCTTGTTCGTTTTTCAAAGATTAGAGAATTAAATGCCAAAAGGCCCCAAGAAATAGGCAAATAGTGACGTGTTGAGGAAGTAAGCGAGTAAAGGATTGCTTGCCTAACTTTTGGGTGATAAACATCGACCAGAGGGCCCCTAGCAATAAAACAACACCTTGAAGAAAAGCAATGACCGCTGGATGGGCCATCAGCACTGGCCAACTCTCTCCCGATCCACCAAAGGTATGAATGGCCAAGGGAAGTACTGTACCGGCTTCCCCCAAACCCAGACGTAGATAATGGGCCAAATTACCAGCCCAGACCAGGGGCAGATAACCATAGGCCAAATTGACAAAGGAAACCTTAGTGCCGGTGGGACAACGAGGAATCAAGTAATAGGCTCCCAGGGGAAGCAAAACCGGCAGAGCCAGGGCCAACAGGGCCGCCAACGCATGGGGGCCAAAGGCCTGGAGGTCGAAATCTAGGCCCCATTCCCAGCGCAGTTCCGGTAGGCGATGCAGGAAGACATTGCCCAGCAAAAGAAAGAGCAGGGCCACTTCGTAGGCGCGGGGCCGGTGGGTTGTCCAGAGTTCAATGGCTGGCGGCCGCAGGTTAAATTCCACGGAACGATGGGGACAGGCCTTGAGACAGGTCATGCAGAGGACGCAATCCCGGTTATCTTCCAACTGAGCCGGATGGGAATAGAGAGGACAACCTAATGTTTCTTGGCCCTCTCCCTTCTGGGGCCCGCCTTTATAGCATTGGTAGGTATTGCATTCCGCGGAACAGGTTCCCTGCTGGGCCCGCAGTTCCGTGACGGCCAACTTGGCAAACAGGCCATTCATGCCGCCGATAGGACAGAGGTAACGACACCAAAAGCGCCGCTCGAACAGGGCCGAAAAAATCATAGCCCCAGCGGTAATCAAGAGCAGTAAACAGGCGGAAAGGTAGGCCGTATCCAGTAAATCCCAAAGTTCTTCCCACAATAAAATCAATGCAAACAGGCCAAAGAGAAACCAGCCTCCCCAGGTTTCCGCCGCCTGGCGTGGCCATTTCTTCAGGCCCAGGGGCCTCAGCCAGAGGGCCAATTTTTGAGTAATTTCGCCGTAGATCATGAAAGGACAAACCGCACACCAAAGCCGGCCCACGACGGGAAAACCCAGCAGAACCAAGGGCCACCACCAGGCCCAGAAGAGATTCAGCGCAAAATTATCGAGACGGTGTTGGGGCCCAAAAAAAAGAATGGTTACGATAGCCGGAAAGGCCCAGAGGGTAATGCCGTAGTTGAGACGGTCGGGCCACCAAGCACTCCGCAGAAAACGTCGCAGGGCCGGGTAGGGATTGAGCAAGTTCCAGCGGAATTGCTGTTTTTTACTCTGGGAGGGCCAGAGGATTTCTTCCGTGATTTGGCGACTGCCCTGGAGTTGGGTCACGGCCCGTTCCACCAGATTGGATAATTCCCGCAGGTTATTGGGGAAGTCGTAGGCCTGGAGCTTGCGCAGGGCCTCAGGGGTAATCGGGATCGTCTCTAAACGCTTGGCTCGGCAACTGAGGCTAAGGTAGTAGTGAACGTAATCTTCAATATCGGCTTTGCGGACGCGCAGAGGCGGGATCTTGATGGTTTGGGGAAAGAGCTTATCCAGGGGCGGAACAATGGTCTCGGCAATGGCAATAATGCGGGCTTGATGGCTTTGGAGGGGGGGCAAGGCTTCCCCTGGACGACTGAGGGGCCGGTATTGGCCCGTTTGCATCAGGGCCACGATGGCCGGCAAGAGGGGTTCCGGGAGATCTTGAATATTGTTCAGGAGTAATGTGCCGCGTCCCAGGGCCGCCAATAGGCCTAGACGGCCCCCAGCCCGGCCAAATAGTTCCTTCCCATTGGCCTGGAGGGTGGCACAGTTGACCTTGACCATGAGTTCGTGACGACAGCTAGAGCCAAAATGAATCAGGGCGGCCATGTTATCTTTTTCCAGGCCTGGTTCGCCAAAGAGGAGCACTGGAGTGGTACTTTCCGCCGCCGCTTTAATGTCGGCCCTGAGCTTAACCGCGTAGCGACTTTTACCGATAATGCCGCGCTTAACCTTGGGCACGAGGTAGGGCCGCAGAATGGCCTGGCGTTCCTGCTCAAAGGAAAGCTGACCGGCGAGCTCCTCCACCTCCTGCACCAAAAATTGTGTCTGTTCCTGCCACCAGGCCAAATCATTCATTTCACTCAAGGATTATTTCCTCCCTACGGGGGTCAATAGGCTTGTCTCGGCTTTTCCAGTATGATCAGAAGATACTTTTGCCCCATCCTCAAATTTTAGCCGGTGCTATCTCCGATCCCTACCCCTAGCGGGCCACTCCAGATCTCCCCAGGGCCGGCGAGCCAGTCTCCTATCCGGTTGTCCTTGGTGCTACCCACCTTCAATGAAAGTGACAACATCCCCGCTATTGTTCAAATTCTGACTCAACTTCTAGAAGCGCATCTGGGGGAAGCCTACGAATTAATCGTGGTGGATGACGATAGTCCTGACCTGACCTGGAAAGTGGCCCTTGGCCTCACCGCCCAATATCCCCATCTCAAGGTCGTTCATCGCGTCGGGGAAAAGGGCCTCTCAACAGCGGTGATCCGGGGTTGGCAGGCCGCCCAAGGGGAGATCCTGGGGGTCATTGATGCCGATCTCCAGCATCCCCCCGAGGTATTAGTGGAGTTACTCCAGGCCATGGAACGGGGGGCCGATCTGGCGGTGGCCAGTCGCCATGTCGAAGGGGGCGGGGTGAGTGAATGGAGCCTATTGCGGCGCTTCCTCTCCCGGGGGGCCCAGATGCTGGGGCTGTTAATTTTACCAGAGGTCATTAGTCGTCTCTCGGATCCCATGAGCGGCTATTTTATGGTGAAACGCTCGGCCATTGCGGGCAAAACCCTCAGTCCGGTAGGTTATAAAATTTTGATCGAAGTGGCGGCTCGGGGAACAGTACCCTGGCTGGCGGAGGTGGGCTACGTCTTTCGGGAACGCCAGGCCGGGGAAAGCAAGGTGACCTGGAAGCAATACATTGAATATCTCCAGCATCTCTTGCGCTTGCGCCTGTCTCGCTCCTCCCGTTTTATTCGCTTCTGTCTAGTGGGGTTGAGCGGGGTGCTGGTGGATATGCTTTTTCTCTACCTCTTAAGCGATCCCACCATGCTGGGTTGGCGTTTGACCCGCAGTAAAATTATTGCTTCCGAGTTAGCTATTGTGAATAACTTTTTGTGGAATGACCTCTGGACTTTTGGGGATTTGGCCCAGCGTCAACCGGGGAAACGTCAGCGCCTGAAACGTTTTATTAAATTCAATCTCATTTGTTTAGCAGGCCTGATCTTAAATGTCCTGTTGCTCAATGTTTTTTATAATCTCCTCGGCTTTAATCGCTACGTCGCCAATCTGTTAGCCATTTTGTTGGTTACGGTCTGGAATTTCTGGTTCAACCTGAAATTAAGTTGGCGCGTGACGGAAGTGAGTCCCCATCAATAAATTTATCCACAAGTTAGTACGATGAGAAAGCTGTATTTTGCGGTGCCTGGCCTGGGAGGGAAGTTTGCCTGCGGTGGCCTCTGGGCGGAACTAAAAACCCTCAAGCTGGCCCAGGCCGTGTGTGAGGCCGAAGTCGTCACCTACCGGCAACGGGAGGCCGGTACCCTCTTCCTGGATGATCTACTGCAAAAACCCTATCTGGAAGACTGTATTTTTGTGATCAGTTGGGGGTTCGATATTAATTTTCTGGCCAAGAAATTAGCGGCCTATCCCGTGATCTACCATGCCCACAGTACAGGCTATTCCCTACGTTTACCCCCCCAAGTTCCCATTATTACCGTCAGTCGCAATAGCTTGGGGTATTGGGGCCAAAAGTCACCAAATTCCCTAATTTACTACTTGCCTAACCATATCTCCGAGGAATTTTATAACCAGCACCAAGAACGGGATATTGATGTCCTGATCCAGGCCCGGAAATCCTCCACCTATCTGCTCCAGCAATTAATTCCGGCCCTGAAAAGTCAATGTAATCTCGTGCTAGTGGATAGTTACGTTGACGATCTAGCGGCCCTCTTTAATCGGGCCAAGGTCTATCTCTACGATTCAGCGGAATACTGGGCCCAGCAGGGAGTGAGTGAAGGTTTTGGTCTGCAACCCCTAGAAGCGATGGCCTGCGGCTGTCAGGTATTTTCCAGTGTCAATGGCGGCCTGTCGGATTTCCTCGATCCTGGTTTTAACTGTTATAAAATTGCGGCGGTGGCCCTGGAATTTGATGTGCAACGGATTCTCCAGACGGTTCAATCCCCGCCCCAGTACCAACTGGCCGAGGCAATTCTGGCCGACTATCGTCGGGAAGCGATTATCCAGCGTCTGCAATGTATTCTGCAGGAAATTAATCTCTTTTTTGACCATCAACGACCAGGTCTAACCCCGATTCCAGGGCTAGATCCAGGACGGCTCTGGCATCTCCGGCTCCAGCAATGTTGGCACAAAGTCCAACGTAAGCTCCGCCATGCCTAGGCCAAAGTCCGCGTCACAGAAACTTCATCTCATCGTCATGGCCCTGACAAATCGACTCCCTATATTAAGAAGGTGTCAGCCCAACGCCGTTTTCTCTATTGCTCCTCATCGGGCTGACTTTTTTCCCCGCTAGTGGTCAATACGATACAAATACTATGAAAGATTATTCCTTCCCTTCCTCCTCTTCGCGTCCAGCTAAATCCCCCCCAGTCTATTGGGGACTAGTGCTGTTAGGAATGGGAATTGGTATTGGTGGTACCTTTCTGGTGACAAATCCGCAGGTTGTGCGACAGTGGACGGCCCATGCGTCCTTGCCGATGCTCTTTGAACAATCAAAACCGACGAATGTAGCCGCTTTAAGCGAGTCGAAGGCCCCGATCAGTACTTTACCGGAACCCTCTAATTTTGTTGTTGATGTGGTCAAGGAAACGGGCCCAGCGGTGGTTCGCATCAATGCCGCTCGTAAAGTTAAGGCAGAGGTTCCTTCCACCTTTAATAGTCCTTTCTTCCAAGACTTCTTTGGTTCTGCCATTCCCCAGCCCTCTCAGGAACAAATTCAACGGGGTACAGGATCTGGCTTTGTTGTTGGCGAAAATGGGCGTATTCTTACCAATGCCCACGTCGTTGCTGGGGCCGATGAGGTCACCGTAACGCTCAAGGACGGCCGGACTCTGCCGGGGCGGGTTCTCGGGGCCGATCCGATGACGGATGTGGCGGTGGTTAAGGTTGAGGCCGAGCACTTGCCCGTCGCTAAGGTCGGGGATTCCGATCAGCTTCAGGTTGGGGAATGGGCTATTGCCATTGGTAATCCCCTGGGCCTAGACAATACCGTCACTACGGGGATTATCAGCGCGACAGGGCGGAATAGTTCAGATATTGGGGTCGGCGATAAACGAGTACAGTTTATTCAAACCGATGCGGCCATTAATCCTGGAAACTCTGGCGGCCCCTTACTCAACGCCAATGGTGAGGTAATCGGCATGAATACGGCCATTATCCAAAACGCCCAAGGTATCGGCTTTGCCATTCCTATCAATCAGGCCGAGCGCATTGCCGAGCAATTAATAGCAACGGGCAAGGTGGAGCACCCCTACCTTGGCATTCAGATGGCCCCAATTACGCCGGAACTGCAAGAGCAGTTAAAAGCCCGTCAAGGCATGACCCTTCCTGTTGATCAAGGCATCGTGATTGTGGGGGTTGTGCCCAATTCTCCAGCGGCCCAGGCCGGTCTGCGAGCAGGGGATGTTCTGACTAGCCTACAGGGCCAAAAAGCCACTAGCCCAGAGGCTGTACAAAACTTGGTTGCCAAAGTCAGTATTGGAACTGAATTGCCTCTAACCGTGCTAAGGGATAACCAAAACTTGGAACTGAACGTTCGGGTTGGGACTCTCCCCGCCAAAGCTAATTCCTAGTAAAACAAGAGTTTACGCAGGAAGTAGGCCAGAACCGCCGTCATACAAACCAGAATGATTTGACTGGGCAGGGCCAAAACCGAAAAATTGAGCAGGGCCTGGGGCAGGGCCGCCAAGGGGAGGAAAGGCGGTTGGCCCCATTTGGCCAGGGCCATCAGCAGAAGATAACCCATGCCCCAGAGGTGAATCATCCCTAAACCGGCCAGGGCACTGACGGTGAGATGTTCAATTTTAGGACGATGACGAAAGGCCAGATAGCCGCAGAGCCAGGCCCCCGGCACAAACCCCAATAAATAACCGAAAGTGGGTTTTTGCCAATAATCCCAGCCTCCACCGTAGGCGAACACCGGCAACCAGGCCAGACCGAGAAAGAGATAACCCATTTGGGCCCCGGCCCCCGCATTACGGCCCCCCATACAGCCCGTCAGTAACACGGCCCCCACTTGGTAGGTAATGCCGAGAGAATGGGAGTAAATCCCGTGATTAAACCATTCCCAGGGCGGGTTGGTGACAAAGGCCTCAAAGAAAGTACTAAAAATAGTCAGTAATAGGCCAATAGCCGTCCAGAGTAGCTCCGTGAGCAGGGCCGGTTGGCTTAGGGACGGCGAGGCCGGTTCAGAAGAATTAGATTCAGGCTTGGTATTCACCGGGAATCGGGGCTTCTCCCCCCGTCAAACCGAGGGAGGCTAACATGGCATGGTCTTGATCCGGGGATTGCCCCAGGGTGGTCAGGTAATGGCCAATCAGCATGGCATTGATGCCGGCCTTGAGTCCTAGGTTTTGGAGTTGGCCCATGATCGCTTCCCGGCCCCCAGCGTAACGCAGGATCTGTTGGGGTAAGAGAAAACGGAAAATTGCAATCGCCTTAAGGGCCTCGTAGACATCCAGCTTGGGCAGATCCCCCAGGGGAGTGCCAGGACGGGGATTCAAGAGATTTAACGGCACGGACTCAACCCCCAGTTCCCGCAGGGCCAGGGCCAGATCAATGCGGTCTTCCCAACTTTCCCCCATGCCGAGAATGCCGCCGGTACAGGCTTGAATGCCGGCTTGTTTGAGGTTTTTCACCGTCGCCACCCGGTCTTGCCAACTGTGGGTTGTGACGATCTCAGGATAAAAATTCTCCGAAGCCTCTAGGTTGTGGTTGTAGCGCGTCACCCCAGCTTCTTTTAACTGCTGGGCCTGTTCCAGGGTAATTTCCCCCAGGGCGCAACAGGGCTTGATGCTGGTTTCGGTGATGATTTGGCGTACTGTTTCTAGAATTTGCTCAAATTCCTGGGATTTTGGACTATGGTACTTTAGCCCCCGGCCCTGACTGACTAAGCAAAACCGTTTGGCCCCAGCCGCTGCCGCCGCCTTTGCTTGAGCCAGAATATCGTCGGGAGATTTGAGGCCATACACCGGGGAATCCGGGCTGGGATGATGGCTGGATTGGGAACAATAACTGCAATTTTCTGAACAGTTCCCCGATTTGACATTAACAATACTGCACAGATCCACGACGTTGCCACAGCAGGCCTGACGGATTTGGTCGGCGGCATCACACAGGGCCAGGATGGCCGCTTCCCCTTCAATTTGACTCAACAACAGGGCCTCTTCTCGACGGAGTTGCTCACCGTCAATCACCCGTTGGCTGAGT contains:
- a CDS encoding diguanylate cyclase, with the protein product MNEGMGLVDIQAILIQLLKTIDCVLWIHALEHNKLIYINPAYNQIWGEFSGNYEEAFSVYLASIHPEDQESVIRVFNSPFQQNLTHFEYRVFNRDGNLRWIQTKRYPIANESGAIVHVVDVSYDITERKNSQISLEKFRKLFEKLLEAVPVGIFQNDAQGNCIYINQKTCEILDITLQECLGQGWVQRVHPDDLEQVIQSWNKAFSEKTFWQGEYRFLHRNRIIVWVIAQCVFIFNEEGENLGSIGSLTDITNKKELENQLEIANRELEKLVNLDSLTEVYNRRYFNEFLAREWERAKREKKPLSLIMIDVDCFKLYNDNYGHLLGDQALQLVAKSLSKLVHRPADLVARYGGEEFAVVLPYTNLEGAIHVATNITQEIAQLAIPHDYSYVSKYLTLSMGISCLIPNAEQSLETLIHQADCALYQAKRKGRNQIQWHED
- a CDS encoding sigma 54-interacting transcriptional regulator; the encoded protein is MNDLAWWQEQTQFLVQEVEELAGQLSFEQERQAILRPYLVPKVKRGIIGKSRYAVKLRADIKAAAESTTPVLLFGEPGLEKDNMAALIHFGSSCRHELMVKVNCATLQANGKELFGRAGGRLGLLAALGRGTLLLNNIQDLPEPLLPAIVALMQTGQYRPLSRPGEALPPLQSHQARIIAIAETIVPPLDKLFPQTIKIPPLRVRKADIEDYVHYYLSLSCRAKRLETIPITPEALRKLQAYDFPNNLRELSNLVERAVTQLQGSRQITEEILWPSQSKKQQFRWNLLNPYPALRRFLRSAWWPDRLNYGITLWAFPAIVTILFFGPQHRLDNFALNLFWAWWWPLVLLGFPVVGRLWCAVCPFMIYGEITQKLALWLRPLGLKKWPRQAAETWGGWFLFGLFALILLWEELWDLLDTAYLSACLLLLITAGAMIFSALFERRFWCRYLCPIGGMNGLFAKLAVTELRAQQGTCSAECNTYQCYKGGPQKGEGQETLGCPLYSHPAQLEDNRDCVLCMTCLKACPHRSVEFNLRPPAIELWTTHRPRAYEVALLFLLLGNVFLHRLPELRWEWGLDFDLQAFGPHALAALLALALPVLLPLGAYYLIPRCPTGTKVSFVNLAYGYLPLVWAGNLAHYLRLGLGEAGTVLPLAIHTFGGSGESWPVLMAHPAVIAFLQGVVLLLGALWSMFITQKLGKQSFTRLLPQHVTICLFLGAFWHLIL
- a CDS encoding biotin transporter BioY; the protein is MNTKPESNSSEPASPSLSQPALLTELLWTAIGLLLTIFSTFFEAFVTNPPWEWFNHGIYSHSLGITYQVGAVLLTGCMGGRNAGAGAQMGYLFLGLAWLPVFAYGGGWDYWQKPTFGYLLGFVPGAWLCGYLAFRHRPKIEHLTVSALAGLGMIHLWGMGYLLLMALAKWGQPPFLPLAALPQALLNFSVLALPSQIILVCMTAVLAYFLRKLLFY
- a CDS encoding glycosyltransferase; translated protein: MRKLYFAVPGLGGKFACGGLWAELKTLKLAQAVCEAEVVTYRQREAGTLFLDDLLQKPYLEDCIFVISWGFDINFLAKKLAAYPVIYHAHSTGYSLRLPPQVPIITVSRNSLGYWGQKSPNSLIYYLPNHISEEFYNQHQERDIDVLIQARKSSTYLLQQLIPALKSQCNLVLVDSYVDDLAALFNRAKVYLYDSAEYWAQQGVSEGFGLQPLEAMACGCQVFSSVNGGLSDFLDPGFNCYKIAAVALEFDVQRILQTVQSPPQYQLAEAILADYRREAIIQRLQCILQEINLFFDHQRPGLTPIPGLDPGRLWHLRLQQCWHKVQRKLRHA
- a CDS encoding GUN4 domain-containing protein; the protein is MIQYVAVFLLGVLISSIILVIWQNQKLNTLKTKYEIRLKSELEKAQDKFNKQLANVQNSHQLEKQNLVKQYETKIEKANQAHQEEIRKKEIIIQSKELAEVWTSQTEINPLTQKYKPLIQALHNREWEKADQETAHLIFKDCGAKNAYLEISELQSIPVETLFLINELWLYFSQGHFGFSAQKQVLDQVGNSSKLNSEEWRQLGDYLGWRKNNTWLSNYSQLIQSLDAPRGQFPFLLLWKGTFWGEFIDSQSMRFITLMQRFSDSMLKTSISSSKEN
- a CDS encoding glycosyltransferase translates to MLSPIPTPSGPLQISPGPASQSPIRLSLVLPTFNESDNIPAIVQILTQLLEAHLGEAYELIVVDDDSPDLTWKVALGLTAQYPHLKVVHRVGEKGLSTAVIRGWQAAQGEILGVIDADLQHPPEVLVELLQAMERGADLAVASRHVEGGGVSEWSLLRRFLSRGAQMLGLLILPEVISRLSDPMSGYFMVKRSAIAGKTLSPVGYKILIEVAARGTVPWLAEVGYVFRERQAGESKVTWKQYIEYLQHLLRLRLSRSSRFIRFCLVGLSGVLVDMLFLYLLSDPTMLGWRLTRSKIIASELAIVNNFLWNDLWTFGDLAQRQPGKRQRLKRFIKFNLICLAGLILNVLLLNVFYNLLGFNRYVANLLAILLVTVWNFWFNLKLSWRVTEVSPHQ
- the bioB gene encoding biotin synthase BioB → MVLTSSAPPTVTPSTLPPQTLEPLKVWLGELSQRVIDGEQLRREEALLLSQIEGEAAILALCDAADQIRQACCGNVVDLCSIVNVKSGNCSENCSYCSQSSHHPSPDSPVYGLKSPDDILAQAKAAAAAGAKRFCLVSQGRGLKYHSPKSQEFEQILETVRQIITETSIKPCCALGEITLEQAQQLKEAGVTRYNHNLEASENFYPEIVTTHSWQDRVATVKNLKQAGIQACTGGILGMGESWEDRIDLALALRELGVESVPLNLLNPRPGTPLGDLPKLDVYEALKAIAIFRFLLPQQILRYAGGREAIMGQLQNLGLKAGINAMLIGHYLTTLGQSPDQDHAMLASLGLTGGEAPIPGEYQA
- a CDS encoding HhoA/HhoB/HtrA family serine endopeptidase; this translates as MKDYSFPSSSSRPAKSPPVYWGLVLLGMGIGIGGTFLVTNPQVVRQWTAHASLPMLFEQSKPTNVAALSESKAPISTLPEPSNFVVDVVKETGPAVVRINAARKVKAEVPSTFNSPFFQDFFGSAIPQPSQEQIQRGTGSGFVVGENGRILTNAHVVAGADEVTVTLKDGRTLPGRVLGADPMTDVAVVKVEAEHLPVAKVGDSDQLQVGEWAIAIGNPLGLDNTVTTGIISATGRNSSDIGVGDKRVQFIQTDAAINPGNSGGPLLNANGEVIGMNTAIIQNAQGIGFAIPINQAERIAEQLIATGKVEHPYLGIQMAPITPELQEQLKARQGMTLPVDQGIVIVGVVPNSPAAQAGLRAGDVLTSLQGQKATSPEAVQNLVAKVSIGTELPLTVLRDNQNLELNVRVGTLPAKANS